A genomic window from Winogradskyella sp. J14-2 includes:
- a CDS encoding ABC transporter substrate-binding protein codes for MRKSLVFILLFTFLFNCKEEKESLRTFPDLPSKDQSSLILKYAKGFAVEDYSTHKILTINSPWPEAKKTYKYLIASKEQLAVMTFPSDAYDGVITDNITKLVVTSTTHIPALELLDVEQTLVGFPGTDYISSEKTRKRIDDGLVRELGKNEGINTEVLLELNPNVVIGFGVDGVNKTFETIKKSGIPVIYNGDWVEYSALAKAEWIKFFGVLFNKEKKADSIFNTIESEYLEAKKIAANAKEQPTILSGAMHKDVWYLPNGSSPEAQFLKDANVNYLWSDTSGNGSLALSFEVVLEKAQHADIWLSPSYYSSYKQLEEASELYTNFDAFKNKSIYSFVNTSGATGGVLYYELGTARPDLVLKDLIKICHPDLLQNYTPYFFKPLN; via the coding sequence ATGAGAAAGTCACTTGTTTTTATTCTATTATTCACATTCCTATTTAATTGTAAGGAAGAAAAGGAATCGTTAAGAACGTTTCCTGATTTGCCAAGCAAAGATCAAAGCAGTTTAATATTAAAATATGCTAAAGGGTTTGCTGTTGAAGATTATTCTACCCACAAAATCTTAACGATTAATAGTCCATGGCCAGAAGCAAAAAAAACATATAAATATCTTATTGCTTCTAAAGAACAGCTCGCAGTAATGACGTTTCCAAGCGATGCTTATGATGGTGTAATTACGGATAACATTACAAAACTGGTTGTAACTTCAACAACTCACATACCAGCATTAGAATTACTAGATGTAGAACAAACATTGGTAGGGTTTCCAGGCACAGATTACATTTCTTCTGAAAAAACAAGAAAACGTATTGACGATGGACTAGTTAGAGAACTTGGTAAAAACGAAGGTATTAATACAGAAGTGTTGTTAGAACTAAACCCAAACGTTGTTATTGGATTTGGCGTAGATGGTGTCAACAAAACTTTTGAAACGATTAAAAAATCTGGTATTCCGGTAATTTATAATGGTGATTGGGTAGAGTATTCAGCACTAGCTAAAGCGGAATGGATAAAGTTTTTTGGAGTGTTGTTCAATAAAGAGAAAAAAGCAGATTCTATTTTTAATACTATTGAAAGTGAGTATTTAGAGGCTAAAAAAATAGCTGCTAATGCAAAAGAACAACCAACAATTTTGAGTGGTGCAATGCATAAAGACGTGTGGTATTTACCAAATGGTTCTAGTCCAGAAGCACAATTTTTAAAAGATGCTAATGTTAATTATTTATGGAGTGACACCTCTGGAAACGGAAGTTTAGCCCTAAGTTTTGAAGTTGTTTTAGAAAAAGCCCAACATGCAGATATTTGGTTAAGTCCATCCTACTATTCTAGCTATAAACAACTTGAAGAAGCCAGTGAGTTATACACCAACTTTGATGCATTTAAGAATAAGTCAATTTATTCGTTTGTTAACACTTCTGGTGCTACGGGTGGCGTTTTATACTATGAATTAGGAACAGCTAGGCCAGATTTGGTCTTAAAAGATCTTATAAAAATATGCCATCCAGATCTCTTACAGAATTACACTCCATATTTTTTTAAACCTCTTAACTAA
- a CDS encoding TonB-dependent receptor plug domain-containing protein has product MNKTKLFCSILGLGMLTIGSAQIKQDSVKVEKLDEVVLSDSRFALKRENSGKVITKITSKTLEKLQGQSVAEIIGRTAGVEINGVRSNAGQNLSYLVRGGRNRQVLIMIDGVQVTDPSQIANDYDLRFLNADQVESIEILKGASSTLYGTGAATAVINIKLKEASKKAFSLNLRSTLGTNQSADEDAYALEDFRNSVTVNGSLGKFNYLASFGHQFTDGLSAIANGNESDAFNSNNGNLKLGYRFSDSFRLNTYASYDNYKADFDDSFGMMDAENVSISKQYRIGVSPEFKYNNGSITVNAAYNDVERDIESSFPSMFNAQSVIVDAFNRYNFSDKFYTVLGLNYQDNQMESFSIPFGETEFSQAIDPETAQFTITDPYANVVYVSDFGLNVNAGLRLNNHSEYGSHLVYSLNPSYKFDVDFGYIKGLASYSTAFITPSLFQLFEPSFGNADLEPEENQTIEVGAEVSVKGKATFSLVYFNRNEENFIDFVDTGDFVFQYRNIEKSFTASGVEFVAQVKLSKDIDINLNATYTTLDEDLSLRIPEIKINTRLDYSLSEQIQTSLSYQYNDQREDVFFNNTTFENEVVTLQSYGLLDFNVNYIILQDKLSLFANVTNIFNEDYQELFGFSTRGRGVNLGFNLKL; this is encoded by the coding sequence ATGAACAAAACAAAATTGTTTTGTAGCATACTTGGTTTAGGTATGCTCACAATTGGATCTGCACAAATTAAACAGGATTCAGTTAAAGTAGAAAAACTAGATGAAGTTGTATTATCAGATTCTCGCTTTGCGCTAAAACGAGAAAATTCTGGTAAGGTTATTACAAAAATCACCTCTAAAACATTAGAGAAATTACAAGGGCAATCGGTAGCCGAAATCATTGGAAGAACCGCTGGAGTAGAAATTAATGGTGTACGCAGTAATGCAGGGCAAAATCTCAGTTATTTGGTACGAGGAGGTAGAAATCGTCAAGTTTTAATTATGATTGATGGAGTACAAGTTACCGATCCGTCGCAAATTGCAAACGATTACGATCTACGCTTTCTCAATGCAGATCAAGTAGAGTCTATCGAAATTTTAAAAGGTGCCTCGAGCACGCTTTATGGTACTGGTGCTGCAACAGCAGTAATTAACATTAAGCTAAAAGAAGCTTCTAAAAAAGCATTTAGCCTTAATTTAAGAAGTACGCTTGGTACTAATCAATCTGCAGATGAAGATGCCTATGCCTTAGAAGACTTTAGAAATAGTGTTACTGTAAATGGAAGTTTAGGAAAGTTTAATTATTTGGCAAGTTTTGGTCATCAATTTACCGATGGACTTTCTGCCATTGCCAACGGAAATGAGTCAGATGCTTTTAATAGCAATAACGGTAATTTAAAACTTGGTTACAGGTTTAGTGATAGCTTTAGATTAAATACCTATGCGAGCTATGATAATTATAAAGCAGATTTTGATGACAGTTTTGGAATGATGGATGCTGAGAACGTATCAATATCTAAACAATACAGAATAGGCGTATCACCAGAATTTAAATACAATAATGGAAGCATTACTGTTAACGCAGCTTATAATGATGTTGAACGTGATATTGAATCGAGTTTTCCATCAATGTTCAATGCTCAAAGTGTTATTGTCGATGCCTTTAACCGTTATAATTTTAGCGATAAATTTTACACTGTTTTAGGTCTTAATTATCAAGACAATCAAATGGAAAGTTTTTCAATTCCATTTGGTGAAACTGAGTTTAGCCAGGCAATTGACCCAGAAACTGCACAATTTACAATTACAGATCCGTATGCCAATGTGGTTTATGTTTCGGATTTTGGATTAAACGTCAATGCTGGTTTAAGGCTAAATAACCATAGCGAATACGGGAGTCATTTGGTATATAGTTTAAATCCATCATATAAGTTCGATGTTGATTTTGGTTACATAAAGGGTTTGGCGAGTTATAGTACCGCTTTTATTACACCATCTCTGTTTCAGCTATTTGAGCCAAGCTTTGGAAATGCAGACCTAGAACCAGAAGAAAACCAAACTATTGAAGTGGGAGCGGAAGTATCTGTAAAAGGCAAGGCAACATTTAGCTTGGTTTACTTTAACAGAAACGAAGAAAACTTTATTGATTTTGTAGATACAGGAGATTTTGTTTTTCAGTACCGAAATATTGAAAAATCATTTACGGCAAGTGGTGTTGAGTTTGTTGCACAGGTAAAACTGTCCAAGGATATAGACATTAACTTAAATGCAACATATACGACTTTAGATGAGGATTTAAGCCTAAGAATACCTGAGATTAAAATTAATACAAGGTTAGACTACAGCTTGTCAGAACAAATACAAACGAGTTTATCTTATCAGTATAACGATCAACGTGAAGACGTTTTTTTTAATAATACAACGTTTGAAAACGAAGTTGTTACCTTACAATCTTACGGTTTGTTAGATTTTAATGTAAACTATATAATCTTACAAGATAAACTGTCGCTCTTTGCAAATGTTACAAATATCTTTAATGAAGACTATCAAGAATTATTTGGTTTTAGTACTAGAGGTAGAGGAGTTAACCTTGGCTTTAATTTAAAACTATAG
- a CDS encoding S41 family peptidase, producing the protein MKTIRKKIAKSFILTVALCLVITSCFEDQDDNVVANTDIKDFVWKAMNAYYLYNDNIPDLSNDRFGINGIDNRYDKTEEYQEYLDGFNTPEDLFTTLRFDPLDPFSVIVPNYLDVLNAQQGTILTNGLEFRLFFIPGSQTQLFGAITLVLNNSVADNLGLVRGQIFRAVDGINLTVDNRIELLSQNSYTLNFANYNSNGTPEVDDDTIELNNDSVTLSKENYTENPVHIAEVLNFSDINVAYLMYNGFTSTFDSQLNAAFAQFQAEGAEELILDLRYNSGGSIQTAVHLASMITGQFNGQIFSKLFYNDNQANQNRDYEFTNSLSNGAGINSLNLNKVYVLTSASSASASELIINSLRPYIEVVHIGDNTAGKTQSNRLVFDSQNFGNQNVNAGHNYALIPLTANSTNVNEVLVPAIGLTPDILYVETPGDLGTLGTSSDPLLAVAIVEITTGGRPAITPIEPEFRPLIKQIQFSPIESLMFED; encoded by the coding sequence ATGAAAACCATAAGAAAGAAAATTGCCAAATCATTTATTCTAACCGTTGCATTGTGCTTGGTTATAACAAGCTGTTTTGAAGACCAAGACGATAATGTTGTTGCAAACACGGACATTAAAGATTTTGTTTGGAAAGCCATGAACGCTTATTATCTCTACAATGATAATATTCCTGATTTATCTAATGACAGGTTTGGAATAAATGGTATAGATAATCGCTATGATAAAACTGAAGAATACCAAGAATATCTCGATGGTTTTAATACTCCTGAGGACTTATTTACTACACTAAGATTTGATCCCTTGGATCCGTTTAGTGTTATTGTGCCAAATTACCTTGATGTATTAAACGCTCAGCAAGGCACTATATTAACAAACGGATTAGAATTTAGACTGTTTTTTATTCCAGGAAGCCAAACACAATTATTTGGAGCTATTACTTTAGTTTTAAATAATAGCGTAGCTGATAATTTGGGACTTGTGCGCGGACAAATTTTTAGAGCTGTAGATGGAATTAACTTAACGGTTGATAACAGAATTGAATTATTAAGTCAGAATTCTTATACCCTGAATTTTGCGAATTATAATAGTAATGGTACACCAGAGGTTGATGATGACACTATTGAGTTAAATAACGACAGTGTAACGTTATCTAAAGAAAATTATACTGAAAATCCTGTGCATATTGCAGAAGTTTTAAATTTTTCTGATATCAATGTTGCCTATTTAATGTATAATGGGTTTACGAGTACTTTTGATAGTCAATTAAACGCTGCATTTGCGCAGTTTCAAGCAGAAGGTGCTGAGGAGCTGATCTTAGATTTAAGATACAATAGTGGTGGTAGCATACAAACCGCTGTGCACTTGGCAAGCATGATTACCGGTCAGTTTAATGGCCAAATATTTTCAAAATTATTTTATAACGATAATCAGGCAAATCAGAATAGAGATTACGAATTCACAAATTCACTTTCAAATGGCGCAGGCATTAACAGTCTCAACCTCAATAAAGTATATGTTTTAACCTCTGCCAGCTCTGCTTCTGCCAGCGAGTTGATAATTAATAGTCTTAGGCCATATATTGAGGTAGTACATATTGGGGACAACACAGCTGGCAAAACACAATCTAACCGATTAGTGTTTGACTCTCAAAATTTTGGCAACCAGAATGTAAATGCAGGGCATAATTACGCATTGATTCCTCTTACTGCTAACTCAACAAACGTTAATGAGGTCTTGGTCCCAGCAATAGGTTTAACACCAGATATTCTTTATGTTGAAACACCTGGAGACTTAGGAACTCTCGGGACCTCGTCAGACCCACTTTTAGCGGTTGCCATTGTAGAAATCACGACAGGAGGAAGACCAGCTATAACACCAATAGAGCCAGAATTTAGACCGTTAATTAAACAAATTCAGTTTTCGCCCATTGAAAGTTTAATGTTTGAAGATTAA
- a CDS encoding RNA polymerase sigma factor, with product MKQADFVSLVMPFKDKVFRLAKRLLVSREEAEDATQEILLKLWKNKEKIENYNNVEAFSMTMTKNFCLDRLKSKQAQNLKIVHSNYTDNNASLQKQVEAKDSVNWVSRIMEDLPEQQKIIVQLRDVEQYDYAEIAKMLDMNETAVRVNLSRARKTIREKLTNTHQHGIK from the coding sequence ATGAAGCAGGCAGATTTTGTAAGCTTAGTAATGCCATTTAAGGATAAAGTATTTCGTTTAGCCAAGCGTTTATTGGTGTCGCGAGAAGAAGCAGAAGATGCTACACAAGAAATACTGCTGAAATTATGGAAAAATAAAGAGAAGATAGAAAACTATAATAATGTTGAAGCTTTCTCTATGACAATGACAAAGAATTTTTGTTTGGACAGACTAAAATCTAAGCAAGCACAGAATTTAAAAATTGTTCACAGTAATTATACAGATAACAATGCGTCATTGCAAAAACAAGTTGAAGCTAAAGATAGTGTCAACTGGGTGTCTCGTATAATGGAAGATTTGCCCGAACAACAAAAAATAATCGTACAACTAAGAGATGTTGAGCAGTATGATTATGCAGAGATAGCTAAAATGTTAGATATGAATGAGACCGCAGTGCGTGTCAATCTATCGAGAGCAAGAAAAACAATAAGAGAAAAATTAACTAATACACATCAACATGGTATTAAATAA
- a CDS encoding DUF4252 domain-containing protein has product MKKLIVIIALILAPMLSGAQSIFDKYEDMKDVTSIVVTQKAFRMLATIDLDVDDPEAKEFMEMVKKITGLKVFTTGDQKISADIKNTVDKYLKSSDLEELMRIKDGEQTVNFYVKEGKDENHVKELLMFVSGLKELTEGQDIEINGKKREIETVLLTLTGDIDLRQISKLSSQMDIPGGDQLKKAGEKGKE; this is encoded by the coding sequence ATGAAGAAATTAATTGTAATAATCGCACTTATTTTAGCACCAATGTTATCTGGAGCACAAAGTATTTTTGATAAATATGAAGATATGAAAGACGTGACGTCTATCGTAGTTACTCAAAAAGCTTTCAGAATGTTAGCTACTATAGATCTAGATGTAGATGATCCTGAAGCAAAGGAATTCATGGAAATGGTAAAAAAGATTACAGGTCTTAAAGTATTTACAACTGGAGACCAAAAAATATCAGCTGATATAAAAAATACTGTTGATAAATATCTAAAATCTTCAGATCTCGAAGAGTTGATGAGAATCAAAGATGGAGAGCAAACAGTTAATTTTTATGTTAAGGAAGGTAAAGATGAAAATCATGTTAAAGAGTTACTAATGTTCGTTTCAGGACTAAAAGAACTTACAGAAGGACAAGACATAGAAATAAACGGTAAAAAACGTGAGATAGAAACTGTTCTTTTAACTTTAACTGGTGATATAGATTTGAGACAGATTTCAAAATTATCTAGCCAAATGGATATTCCAGGTGGTGATCAGTTAAAAAAGGCAGGCGAAAAAGGTAAAGAGTAA
- a CDS encoding DUF4252 domain-containing protein has translation MIQSIKKLIVMLFLVVAYTSCNQEPTLQTYFVDSEPKTGFFSVDAPVSLLNLEEVKLTKEQKEAYESIDKLNVLAYRIDATNIEEYELELAKVKTILKNPKYEELMRGGNSTDGRFMVKFIGEVDHVDELILFGNAKDKGFMVARVLGDDMNAGKLMSLQSVLKDMDFENANLKGITDFFK, from the coding sequence ATGATACAATCAATCAAAAAATTAATAGTAATGTTGTTTTTGGTTGTGGCTTACACAAGCTGCAACCAAGAGCCAACGTTGCAAACCTATTTTGTAGATAGTGAACCCAAAACAGGTTTCTTTTCTGTAGATGCGCCAGTTAGTTTGCTAAATTTAGAAGAAGTTAAACTTACTAAAGAACAAAAGGAGGCTTATGAGTCTATAGATAAGCTCAATGTTTTAGCTTATAGAATAGATGCCACAAATATAGAGGAGTACGAGTTAGAACTAGCAAAAGTTAAAACCATTCTAAAAAATCCAAAATACGAAGAGTTAATGAGAGGTGGTAACAGTACAGACGGTCGTTTTATGGTAAAGTTTATAGGTGAGGTAGACCATGTTGACGAACTAATTCTATTTGGAAACGCAAAAGACAAAGGCTTTATGGTAGCAAGAGTACTTGGTGATGATATGAATGCTGGCAAATTAATGTCCCTTCAATCGGTCTTAAAGGATATGGATTTTGAAAACGCAAATCTTAAAGGTATAACAGACTTTTTTAAATAA